The Rufibacter sp. DG15C region GCCACCAGAAAAGACTTTGACAAAATAGTGGTTCAGTTTGGCGGCGAAGCCCACTTTAACCCGGGTATTTTCTACCTGGATGATTTCCGGTTGATGCCGTAAAACGCTTTTTGACTTTCTGTAGGCCAGAGGCATCCGTTTCTGGCCTACTTTTTCTAAAACAGCCCAAAAATGCAAAAATTAAAATATCTGACCCTGTGCCTGAGCCTCTTATGGAGCTTGGGTGCAAAGGCGCAGAATACCACTTTCAATGAGCTTGTCTGGAGCGATGAGTTTGAGGGAGAAGGTGCCGTTAACCCCGCTTGGTGGAGCTACGACCTTGGCACCGGAGACAACGGCTGGGGAAACCGCGAGCTGCAGTCTTATACCAACCAACTGGCCAATGTGCGCCAGTCAGGGGGCAAGCTGGTGATTGAAGCCATCAAGCAGAACGGCAACTGGACCTCAGGACGCGTTAAGACTCAGGGCAAATTCAAGTTTACCTATGGCCGCGTGGAATGGAAAGCCAAACTAGCCCCGGGCGTAGGTACTTGGCCTGCCCTCTGGATGTTAGGCGAGGCCGTGACCACCAAAGGCTGGCCTGCCTGCGGCGAGATTGACGTGATGGAGTACATAGACCGCTTGCCCGGCAAGGTGCAGGCCGCCTTGCACACGCCGTCCAGTTTTGGCAACACTCAGAACATAGGCTCTACGCAAATCCCAGACGCTACCACTACCTATCATATCTACGCCGCTGAATGGTCCCCAACTGAGATTAAGTTTTTCGTGGACAACACCCTGTATTATACCTATGCACCGGCGGTGAGAGATGCCAGAACCTGGCCGTTCACTGAGGACCAGTTCCTGATCATGAACATTGCCGTGGGCGGTAACATGGGCAGTGAACCAAGCTTGGAAACCAACGGCCAGAAGAACGGCGTGGACCCCAATCTTACCAGCACCCGCATGGAGATTGAGTATGTACGGGTCTACCAAACCTTCAAAGAACTTGCCCTAACGGGTCCAACTTTGGTGAAGCCATCGGCGCAGAACGTCACCTACAAGGCTAGTCAGCTAGCCAACGCCACTTATGTTTGGACGCTGCCCGAAGGCGCTACCATCGTTAGCGGACAGAACACGTCAGAGGTGGTGATTAACTGGGGCCGGAAAGCAGGAACGGTTCAGGTGCAAATGCAGCACAACGGCCAGACCTATACCAAGACCCTGGAGGTAAAGACGAAGCTGGTGCCCTCGGGGAGTTCCTTCCTGATTGAAGGTTTCTCTCCCATTCCCTCGTCTTTGTTAAAAACGTCTGGGGGAACGTTCCAGTTAAGCCAGGCCATAGACGCCCTCCGGATTAATTACACCATCACTACTCCCAACAACCTGCCAGCGGTGGTGTATGAACTAGAATCCCCGCTGGACATGACCGACTATCCGGTGCTGGCGGCCTCCATCAAGACGCTCAACAAAAGCAAGGCTGTTTCTTTACGCATAGACCTACTAGATGCCACCGGTAAAATTACCGGTGGCAATCAAGTTTTTACGCTATCTCCCATCATTGATGACGGCGAATACTATACCTACCATTTCAACTATGCCAGTGCCTTTGGCACCGGTACTGGGCAGGTAGATCCTGCCACCATTAGCAAAATCAGAGTTCTGATTAATTATGGGTTGTTTGGCTCACCGGGACAAGACTCTTTGTGGATAGATAGTTTCAGCGTATTACCAAACTTGCCCACTACTCCTAACAGGGCTTCCCACGCCGTTGCGGCTGCGGCGGCTTCTGGCGTTACCTTGACCTGGCAAGACAATGCCTCCAATGAGCAAAATTTTAAGATTTTCAGAGGCACCCAAAGCCACGGCACCTACCAGGAGATTGGCTCTGTAGCCGCCAACACCAAAACGTTTACAGACCCGGCCGGCACCAGGGAGAGCTTTTACAAAATTCAGGCGGCCAATGCAGCGGGCATGGCTGGCTTTTCTAACATAGCATCGGTAGCTGGGGTCATCAGTGGTTTGCCTAATGATGAGGTACTGGCCCGGCAAATGCAAATCTTCCCAAATCCGGCAAAGTCCAAGTTTTCCCTTTCTTACCCTGCTGGCACCAAGATCACGTCTATTCGGCTTTTCACGTTGAATGGCCAAGAGGTTCCTGCGTTGATTTCTTTTCAGGTGGCAGGGAAACCTACCGCTGAAGTGAAACCGGCCACGCACCTCCCTGACGGCGTGTATCTGTGCCAGATCCAAACCGAGAAAGCGATGCTCTTTAAACGGCTTCTTATCCAGAAATAACTCCTACCCCTCCCTGTTTATGACCTTTTCTGGCTACTCTAAGCCAGAGAACAGGGATGGTACAACCTTTCATTGACCAAATTTCCATCTCATGAAAAGATTTTCCGCATCGTGCCTGCTCCTTTTCCTTACCATCTTTTCCTTTACTTCCTTCACGCCAGCCCCCCAGAAAGCGCCCATTGAAAAGCGCATTGAAGACCTGCTGGCTAAAATGACCCTGGAAGAAAAAGTAGGCCAGCTCAATTTTGTAGTAGGCGAGCTCTTCAACACCGGCCCCACCGTTCGCACCACCGAGTCCAACAAGTTTGACGAGGCCATCAAGAAAGGCCAGATCACGGGCATGTTCAACATCCACGGTGCCGCCTACATAGGCAAGCTGCAGCGCCTGGCGGTGAAAGAGTCAAGATTAGGTATTCCATTGTTGATTGGCGCCGACATCATCCATGGCTTTAAAACCGTGTTCCCTATTCCCCTAGGCGAATCTGCCAGCTGGGACTTGGCCGCTATTGAGAACGGGGCTAGAGTGGCCGCGATTGAATCCACGGCCGGGGGCATCAACCTGACTTTTGCACCCATGGTGGATATTACGCGTGACTCCCGCTGGGGCCGCACCGCCGAGGGCGCTGGCGAAGACCCGTACCTGGGTTCTTTGATTGCCGCCGCCCGCGTGAAAGGCTTTCAGGGCAAGGATCTGGCTGACCCGCGCACCATGGCCGCCTGCGTCAAGCACTTCGTGGCTTACGGTGCCGCCGAAGCCGGACGCGACTACAACACCACTGACATGTCTGAGTATGTTTTGCGCGACGTGTACTTGCCTCCTTTTAAGGCCGCTTTGGACGCTGGTTCCGCTACCATCATGTCGGCGTTTAATGAGTTGAACGGGGTGCCTGCCACGGGTAATATGTTCACCATGGACCAGATCCTGAGAAAAGAATGGGGCTTTAAAGGTGCAGTCATCTCTGACTGGCAGAACATAACTGAGATGGTCAACCACGGCTATTCCAAAGACCACGCCCAAGCCGCTGAGCAAGCCTTGAGAGCCGGCACCGACGTAGACATGATGGGCGAAGCCTATCTGAAATACGTCCCTGAATTAGTGAGAAGCGGCAAGCTGGACCAGAAGATTCTGGATGAGTCGGTGCGCCGGGTGCTTTGGCTTAAGTTCAAGTTGGGCTTGTTTGACAACCCCTACCTGTACTCAGACGTGAAGCGCGAAAAGAAAGAGATACGGTCTAAAGAAAACCTGGCCGCGGCCTTTGACATGGCCCGCAAGTCTATGGTCTTGTTAAAAAACCAAGGCAACGTTCTGCCTTTGACGGTCAGCATTAAAAGGATAGCCGTGATTGGACCACTAGGCAACAACAAAGCAGACATGAACGGCACCTGGTCCTTCTTCGGGGAGGAGCAGCACGCGGTAAGCTTCCTGGAGGGCATTAAGAAATACGCGAAAGGCGCTGAGGTGACTTTTGCCGAGGGCTGTGACCTGTACACCAATTCCACAGACAAATTCGCCGCCGCCGTAGCTGCCGCCCGCAACGCAGATGTGGTGATTATGGCCCTTGGCGAAAGCGCCGTCATGAATGGTGAAGGTGCCTCTAGAGCTGACATCGGTTTGCCTGGTGTACAACTGGACTTGGTGAAAGAGATTCATAAAACCGGGAAACCAATTGTGGCGCTGGTGAGCAGTGGCCGCGCCTTGGAATTGTCTTGGCTGGACCAGAACATCCCTACCATTATGGCCACTTGGTCACTAGGGTCTGAGGCCGGCAATGCCGTGGCCAGCGTCTTGTTTGGAGAATACAACCCCGCCGGAAAGCTGCCTATCTCTTTTCCGCGCCACGTAGGCCAGATGCCTTTGTATTATAACATCAAAAACACCGGCCGCATGTATGAGGGCACCCACTCAGAGCCGGGCAGTGAGCGCGTATATCGGTCCCGCTACCGCGATGTGCCCAACACCGCCCTGTATCCCTTCGGCTTCGGCTTAAGCTACACCACCTTTGCCTATGGCCAGCCCAAGTTGAACAAGAGCAGCATTGCCGGCAATGAGAACCTGGTCTTGACCGTAGAGGTCACCAACACCGGCAAATACGCAGGTGAAGAGGTGGTCCAGCTCTACATTCAGGACTTGGTGGGCAGCACCGCCCGTCCTATCAAGCAACTCAAGAAGTTCCAGAAGCTGTCCTTTGCGCCCGGCGAGAAGAAGACCGTGACGTTCACCCTGAACACCACAGACCTTTCCTTCTGGCGCCAAGACATGACGTTTGGCGCTGAGCCTGGCGACTTCAAAATAATGGTAGGAGGCAACTCCAGAGACGTGCAGACCTTGCCGTTCACTTTGACCTCTACCTCCATCTAATTTCTTTCATGTAGAGTCGTTTTTGGCCTAATTCCCCGAAAACAACCAAAAAACGCCAGCTACTTTAGCTGGCGTTTTTTTATTTAATACTTCTGTCGTGAGACCAACTTTCTGTTTACCCAATCGGTCAGTTAGCAATTTAAACTACAATATCTGGTTGCGAAGGTCAGGGGTGCTTCTTCTTTAAGGAAGTATGCAAGCGGCGTTTTCGGGATAATTTCTAGAAAACAGGCCAAAAACGGATTTTAAATTTATAGAGCGAAAGGCGGGGCTTGGTCCGGTTTCCAGACGGTTTGGGCCAGCTCGTTCAGGGCCAGGCGGGCATTCCGGAAGCCCTCGGCCAGCTGGGTGTAGACGTCGGCCAGTTCCAGTTCATAGGCCAGTTTGTGGGTGGCGGCCTCTTTAAAGCTGGAGCGCCCTATAGAGTCATAGAAAGACGGGTCTGGGGCCCCGCGCTGCCGGCGGCGCTCAATCCAGGCCTGGAACATTCCGGAGAGAAACAGCGCATAGTTGCCAATGTGCACCCGTATCAGAAAGGCCTCGGCGGCCGAGGCGTTGGTCAAAGCATCCAGCATGTCCACGATGTACTGGAACCGGTGCGGCAGTTTCTCATGTGGCGAGTGCATGCGCTGCGTGGAGGAGAACTGCCAGAGCAAAGAGGCAATGTAATCGGCTAGCTCACGGTCTTCAATGCCTTGGCGGCGCAGCACGGTGCGGGCCAGCACATAAAAGTACAGTTGCTGGGACACGCTTACCTGCCCGGCCTGTGAAAGCAGGGCTTTGGGCAGCGCGGCATGGTCCAGCATCTCGTCGCGGCACTCCGGGTCGCTGAGCAGTTCAACCAGGCTTATATGTTTGGCGCCCTGTTTTGACAGGATGCGGGCAATGAAATCAAAGTCTTCGGCGGTGAATTGGGCCCGGCAATTGGCTAATACCATGGGTCACGCTCCTTTCCAAAATAAGGTGGATTTTCTATGGGTGATTGAACTCTGAAAAGACAGGAAAGCCTTCTCAGCTTCTAACCCTAAAACGAAGTAGCATTTTGGAATGTTGTCACCGCTTTGTCCGTGATTAGGCGTTTTTGGTTTGTTTCCTGGAAAACAGGCCAAAAACGAAAGTCCCCGCCGGTTCTGCACCTACGGGGACTTTCAAAAAATATCAGTTTGCCATTCTAGCCGATGGCCTGCTCCAAATCTGCTACAAGGTCTTCTACGTCCTCAATGCCCACGCTCAAGCGAATGAGTGAATCTGACAGCCCGCCTTTCAAGCGCTCTACCTGCGGAATGCTGGCGTGCGTCATGGTGGCCGGGTGCCCGCAAAGGGACTCAACCCCGCCCAGAGACTCGGCTAAGGCGAAATACTTCAGTTTCTCCAGTACCTGAATGGCATCTTCCTGGCGGTCACCTTTCAACACAAAGGAAATCATGCCGCCAAAATCACGCATCTGGTCACGGGCAATCTGGTGGTTGGGGTGGCTCTCAAAGCCTGGCCAGAACACCTTCTCCACTTTAGGGTGCTGGCGCAGGTACTCGGCAATCACTTTCCCGTTCTCACAGTGGCGCTGCATACGTATGTGCAGGGTCTTGATGCCACGCAACACCAGGAAGCAGTCCTGTGGACCAGGAGTTCCACCGCAGGCGTTCTGGAAGAAGGCCAATTGCTCAGCTAAGGCATCATCCTTCACCACAATGGCGCCCATCACCACATCTGAGTGACCGGCCATGTATTTAGTCAAAGAGTGCATGACAATGTCAGCGCCCAAGTCAAGCGGCGTTTGCAGATATGGTGTTGAGAAGGTGTTGTCCACTACCAGCGTGAGGTTGTGCTTCTTGCTGATGGCGGCGGCACCTTTGATGTCAATGATGTTCAGGAGCGGGTTGGTGGGCGTCTCTACCCAGATCATCTTGGTGTTCTCTGTGATGTGCTGTTCAATGCTCTGGATGTCGGCCATGGACACGAAGGTGAACTTGATGCCGTAGTTCTGGTACACCTTGGTGAAGATGCGGTAGGTGCCGCCGTACAGGTCATTGGTAGAGATCACTTCATCGCCAGGCTTTAACAGTTTGATGATGCAGTCAGTGGCGGCCATACCAGACGCGAAGCATAAGCCATGGTTACCGTTCTCCAGCGCGGCCAGGGCATTTTGCAAGGCCGTGCGGGTGGGGTTGTGCGTGCGCGAGTACTCGTAGCCTTTGTGGTCGCCGGGCGAGCGTTGCACATAGGTAGAGGTCTGGTAAATGGGCGTCATGATGGCGCCGGTGGTAGGGTCTGGCTCTACCCCTGCGTGTATGGTTTTGGTTCCGAATTTCATAGAGTCTTATACGGTAGTACAGGTGCAAGTTAGAGAAATTGACTTCAAGTTGCCAACCCCACCCTATTCAGCCATTCTATCCGTTTTACCGTAGTTCTGGTAAATTACCCGATATTGGGGATCCCGACGCCTATGTGGAAGAAACTGCTGCAACAAAATTCTGGAACGCTCCTGTACTCGCTATTATTGGTGGTGGTGCCCGTGGTGGCCAGTTCTGGACTGGCGTTCTGGCTCTATAAAAACCAGGAACTACTCCAAAACCTTTCTTTGGGTGGCATGGTCCTGTACTTTGTGGTGGTGTCCCTGACCATGGCCTTCGCGCTCACGCCCACCACCTTTGTGGCCCTGGCGACGGGCTTTCTGTTTGGCTGGGTCTCTTTTCCGGGGGTGGTGGTTTCTTATGGGATAGCCGCCTTGATTGGCTACACTGTGGCACGGTTCATTGACCATGGCAAGATGACGGCATTTCTGCACCAGTTCCCCAAAGCCGAAGGCGTGATTAATGAGCTGCGTGAGCAAAGCTGGAGTCTGATTATCCTGACCCGTATCTCGCCGGTGCTGCCCTTCGCGTTCATGACCTTTGTCTTGTCCTTGGTGCAAGTGCCTAGAACCCGGTTTCTTTTGGCGAGCATGGCAGGCATGCTACCGCGCACCTTGTTCTTCTTTTGGGTGGGCACACAGGCGCAGGATTTGCTGGCCTTGCTGCAAGACCCAAATGCGGGTACTAGCGGCAAGCTGTTGATGGGCGCTTTGGTGATCATCTCTTTGGGAGGTATCTATGTATTACTTAACCGCGCCATTAAAAAGGCGCTGGCCAAGAAAAACAGGCCCGTAGCTGCGTCAGGAATCGAACCAGAATCCCTTGACTTTCAGCCTAAACGAAACAATCAGTAGATTTTTCTGGAAAATCTTTGAGCAGAACTTGCGTATAAAGGGGCAACCTACTACCTTTGCATCACTAAATAACTGGTCACGTAGCTCAACTGGATAGAGCATCTGACTACGAATCAGAAGGTTTGGGGTTCGACTCCCTACGCGACCACAGTTATCTTCAAAAGCCCTTTAGAGAAATCTGAAGGGCTTTTTTGTTTAGGCTTTTATTAAAAAAAGCTCCTGCCCGCTCAAGTAATAAAGCTCCAAAGCACCCTTCCTCTTTTAAAACTCTTTATATTTATTCCAGAGCCGCACCCAAATCCCAAGTAATCTACTCTATGCCAGGAGGTAATCAGCTAGTGGAGCATGAATCCCTAGAAATTGACAGAGAAAATATATTAGTGAGCATCTGGCTGTCGCCAACAGACACGCTACAGTATATTCTACGCTACTGTCCTCACCAGCATTTAACAATTCTCTTCATTCTTGGCGGTATAGTCAGGGCAATTGACAGAGCTTCAGCGCAAAATGCGGGGGACCGCCTTCCCACGTATGCCGTTATTTTGTTTTCGGTGGCTGGGGGCGCTTTGTTTGGCTGGATGTTTTATTATCTATATGCTTGGGCTTTGCGCGTGACAGGTGGCTGGCTAGGCGGGAAAGCGAAACTATACGAATTCAGAACCGTGCTGGCATGGTCGCTTGTCCCCTCTATCGCCTCTCTTTTCCTATTACTACCTGAGATACTCATTTTTGAGGATGACGTATTTAAGAGCTCATCCTCAGAAGCATCAACGTTTCATAGCACTATGTGGATTGTCTTCGGGGCAATGCAACTCACCTTGAACATATGGACGTTTGTCATCTTGGTGAATGGAATTTCCATCATTCAGAATTTCTCTTCTGCCAGGGCTACCTTCAATGCCATATTGCCTGGGTTGGTGTTGTTTGTTCCCTTTTTGTTAAGCCTAATCTTCAGCTACCTGCTGCAATAGCAGGTAGCCTTCCAACATTGCTTCTATTTTTGGCCCGTTTTATGGGAAACTGGCCAAAAACAGCAATTGAAACAGTCAAAGAATCAACTGCCTTCCTCTTTCCAATTCATCTATAAATTCAGAGGCATACAGGAGTCTCTATACATCCACAATAGTACAAAGCTTAAGTTGATATAGTTATATTTATTTTTATATAAACAATTAATTATCAAGCATATTACTAATACCCAAACTATTTTATGCTATTTTTGTGGATATTTTTTACAGCTACAGAAATCCTTATCATGTCACAATTAACTACCGCTCATGCCACCATGAGTTGGAGAGAGGAAGACAGCGTGCTCATTGCCAAATGGTGCGGCGCTGTATTTAGCAGAGAACTAAAACAGATTGCCCAAGCCTTATTAGAGAAGACCCAGGAATTCAAGCTCAACAAGTGGTTTTTACACTTAGAAGAAATGCAGGACATTGATTTCCAAGATGAGAACTGGCTGTCAACGGTGTGGCTTGAAAACTTCTTGAGTCTGCCTATTTACAAGCTCGCATTAATTCCCTCGCAGTACCTAGACAACCAAATGTCTATTGAACAGCTGATTAAGGTGGCCCAGGTCATGAAGCCCCTGGAGGTGCAGTACTTCACAGAAGAGCAAGAAGCCTTGTCCTGGCTGAATGAAAAAGCCAATACAGACCCTCTGGCGTATTTCACACAAAATTAACACAAGGGCGCTCTGCTTCAGGGAGTTTCTGGTACCTTTGCGCTTCCTTCCATAACCTTATTACATGAGAACATTCTTACGCCCTCTCCTGCTAGTACTTTTGGTGGGTTGGTCTGGCTTTTTTACGGCCTTCGCCCAATCTGCCCCACCTGCCAACCTTTCTGGCTCAGAATTAAAAGCCTGGCTACGTCAGAATTGGTATGACGGCAAACGCGTTGACTTGGGCTATGATGCAGCCCGAGGCAAAATGTACAACTACGTAGACAACTATGACAACAAAGTGACCTGCGTCTATTCTGGCTACCAAGAGAGCAACCCGTACAGTGAAACCAACACCTCTCCTTCCTTAAACGAACTGAATTGTGAGCACACCGTGCCGCAGTCCTGGTTTAACGAGGTGTCTAGAATGAAATCTGACATTCACCACCTGTTCCCAACGGTGATGCAATGGAACAGTGACCGCGGCAGCGACCCGTTTGCTGAGATTCCTGATGCCCAGACCCAGAAATGGATTAGGTTGTTGTCGTCGCAGACGTCCATCCCTACTTCTAATATTGACGAATACAGCGAGGACACAGGCTCCCAGTTTGAACCGCGCGAGGACCATAAAGGAAACTTGGCCCGCGCGGTTTTCTATTTCTACACCATGCATGAAGGCCAAACCTTTGACGCTGGCAAAAACGTGGTAAGCGCCGTGGGCGATCTACAGACCCTTTACAACTGGCACTTGAAAGATCCGGCAGACGCCCGTGAACTGGAACGCAACAACCGCGTGCAAAGAGCCCAAGGCAACCGAAACCCCTACATTGACTACCCAGAGCTAGTAGCCCGCGCGTACGGGTTTGCTCCTGTGGTGTGCACTACTACCACCGCTGCCAGCCAACCGGTCTTCACAGAAGCCACACCCACCTCGTTTAAACTCACCTGGACCCAAGGCAGCGGCGACCGCCGTTTAGTAGTGGTAAAAGAAGGTTCGGCAGTTAACTTTACTCCGTCAGGGGCATATACCACCGGCGTGAACGCAGACTACTCTTTGGCGACAGACCAAGGCAATGGCCAGAAAATTGTCTACAACAACACGGGTAATACCGTGACGGTCACTGGGCTGGTTGCTACCAAAACCTACCACATCCAGATTTTTGAGTATTGCAGTTCTAATACAGCATATAGCACCGCCGCTGCACCAGCAAGCCAGGTAACCTTACCTGATTACGCGTGCGCAGGCATGCCTACCCAGAATGTGACATCTTTGGCCTCTTCGGCCATTTCAACCACTGGTTTCACCCTTAACATGACCGCCGGCAACGGTGACGGCCGTTTGGTATTCATCAGAGAGGCGCAGGCCGGGACCTTTGCCCCACAGGCAGGAGTTACTTATACAGGCGCCAACAGCAACTTCAACTTAGCTACCGCTCAGGCAGATGGCTCGCGGTTGGTGTATGCAGGCAATGGCACTCAAGTGTCTATCTCTGGTTTAAGAGCTGGCGTTGATTACCACGTAGCGGTATTTGAGAGCTGCTCTAATGGTTGGCAGTATGCTGCCAGCGCTTCTGCCCTGCTCGTGAAAACAGCACCTGGCGCCGGTGGCACGCTGCCATCTACAGTATTGGCCCGCCAGACGTTTGAGACCACCGCGACAGATGGCTGGGAAGTTACTTCTGGTTTCAGTAGCTCAGAGGTGAACACTGGTACTCCTAACGGCCAGCGCGTACACGGTGGCACCAAGTCTTTACAGGCTACTACCACCTTGCAAGAGGTAATCTTCAAACCAGTGACCACCACCGGCTATAAGGACCTGGTTCTTGAATTGTTCAACAGCTCAGTTTCTACCACCACCGGCAACGGCATTGAATCTGGTGACTTCTTGGAAGTGTACACGGCTATCAATGGAGCCAGCTTTTCTACCACCCCAGACATCAAAATCACCGGCGATGCCAACGACAACAACGCCCGCTATGGCATGGACGGCACTTTGCTGCTAGAAACCGTGGCTGGTACGCCTTTGGTTAAGACATTTACAGGTTCTGCCCTGCCTACCATCGCGCAAAATGCGGCGCCGTCTAGGTTGTTGGTGCAATTACCAACTGGCGCCACCTCAGTGCAGGTAAAAGTGCTTTTGAAAACCAATTCAGACAAAGAGTACCTCAACATTGATGACGTGACTTTGTATGGCAATGCTCTCACCACCACGGGCCTTGCTAAGGACCTAGAGCAGCAGATACGGGTATACCCTAACCCATCAAAGGGACTGGTGACTGTCAATGTACCTGCTGCCGTTAAGGTGCAAGGCATTCAAGTACTGAATGCCGTTGGTCAAGTAGTGCACCAATCAGAATTCACCAAAGGCACTTCGCTTACCTTAGACTTGCGTCATTTACCGGCCGGGGTGTATTTCTTACAAATGCGTACTACCCAAGGCACTTCTATTAGAAGGATATTGCTCAACTAACGGTTAGCGTTCCATGAAAGAAGAAGGGCTGCCCCAATTGGAGCAGCCCTTCTTCTTTCATGGAACGCTTTGTCTCTATCTAGGTTAAGGTATCTTGCTGAAGGCCTTGCTGCCTATTTGCTTCTAGTTGTTGCAGATACGCCGCTTTCAAGGCATCTAGCCGACTTACAGCCGCCGACCTAAAATCTTCTACCGGCAGAAAGCCCGGCGTTGCAAAGTCACTCGTGGACACACCGGCTGCCTCTTTAAAAAGAGTTATAGTACCTTGCTTTTCTTTCAATTTGTAGAGCATAACGGTGTTCTTAAATGACACAACAAAGTTACTGACTACCAGATAGCAATTGAGGACTTTTGGTTGTACGCAGAAAAGCTCACGATGAACGCCTTCTATAGCTGGTTAAACGCAAAAAGTACAATTACACTATATGCCTAGTGGCTAATATGAATGCTTTCTATAAAAATGGTTATTTTTGCATTGGTTGTTTTTAGCTCATTTCCCAGAAAACAGCCCAAAAACGATTGCCATGCCCTTAGTACCGTCTAGTTCCTACCGCTCTCCGTTTTTCCTGTTTAACGGGCACCTGCAAACCATCGTGCCCAGCACGTTGCGCAAAGCCCCGGCGGTGCAGTATGCCCGGGAGCGCATTGACACCCCAGACCAGGACTTCCTGGATTTGGACTGGTCTTGTGTGGGTGCCAACACACTAGTGGTGATCTCGCATGGCTTGGAAGGCGACACCCACCGCCCGTACATGAAAGGGATGGTCCGCGCCATGAACCAAGCGGGCTGGGACGCCCTGGCCTGGAACTATAGAAGCTGCAGCGGTGAGCCCAACCGGTTGCTCAGATCCTACCACATGGGGGTGATGGAAGACCTGCATCTGGTCATCACCCATGCCCTAGAGAAGCACCAGTACCAAAAAGTGTATCTGGTGGGTTTTTCCATGGGAGGCAATTTAACCTTGAACTATTTGTCCCAGTGGGCCGCCCGATTGCCTATACAAGTGCAGCGAGCCGCGGTCTTTTCTGTCCCCTGCCATATGCGCAGCGCCTGTAATCAGTTGGCCAAGCCGCAGAACCGTGTATACATGCGCCGCTTTCTCAACACCCTGCATCAAAAATTGCAGCTTAAAGCCCAGAAATTCACGGTAGACTTGGCGGATTACCACCAGATTAAAACCTTTGAGCAGTTTGACAACCGCTTTACGGCGCCCTTGCACGGCTTTAAGGATGCCGCAGACTATTATGAGCGCTGTAGTTCGGTTCTTCATTTGCAACACCTTCAAATTCCTACGCTTTTGGTGAATGCCAAAAATGACCCGTTTCTGTCTGCAGAGTGTTTTCCCTTGGAACAGGCGCAACAAAATCCCTATCTGTT contains the following coding sequences:
- a CDS encoding cystathionine gamma-synthase, whose translation is MKFGTKTIHAGVEPDPTTGAIMTPIYQTSTYVQRSPGDHKGYEYSRTHNPTRTALQNALAALENGNHGLCFASGMAATDCIIKLLKPGDEVISTNDLYGGTYRIFTKVYQNYGIKFTFVSMADIQSIEQHITENTKMIWVETPTNPLLNIIDIKGAAAISKKHNLTLVVDNTFSTPYLQTPLDLGADIVMHSLTKYMAGHSDVVMGAIVVKDDALAEQLAFFQNACGGTPGPQDCFLVLRGIKTLHIRMQRHCENGKVIAEYLRQHPKVEKVFWPGFESHPNHQIARDQMRDFGGMISFVLKGDRQEDAIQVLEKLKYFALAESLGGVESLCGHPATMTHASIPQVERLKGGLSDSLIRLSVGIEDVEDLVADLEQAIG
- a CDS encoding family 16 glycosylhydrolase is translated as MQKLKYLTLCLSLLWSLGAKAQNTTFNELVWSDEFEGEGAVNPAWWSYDLGTGDNGWGNRELQSYTNQLANVRQSGGKLVIEAIKQNGNWTSGRVKTQGKFKFTYGRVEWKAKLAPGVGTWPALWMLGEAVTTKGWPACGEIDVMEYIDRLPGKVQAALHTPSSFGNTQNIGSTQIPDATTTYHIYAAEWSPTEIKFFVDNTLYYTYAPAVRDARTWPFTEDQFLIMNIAVGGNMGSEPSLETNGQKNGVDPNLTSTRMEIEYVRVYQTFKELALTGPTLVKPSAQNVTYKASQLANATYVWTLPEGATIVSGQNTSEVVINWGRKAGTVQVQMQHNGQTYTKTLEVKTKLVPSGSSFLIEGFSPIPSSLLKTSGGTFQLSQAIDALRINYTITTPNNLPAVVYELESPLDMTDYPVLAASIKTLNKSKAVSLRIDLLDATGKITGGNQVFTLSPIIDDGEYYTYHFNYASAFGTGTGQVDPATISKIRVLINYGLFGSPGQDSLWIDSFSVLPNLPTTPNRASHAVAAAAASGVTLTWQDNASNEQNFKIFRGTQSHGTYQEIGSVAANTKTFTDPAGTRESFYKIQAANAAGMAGFSNIASVAGVISGLPNDEVLARQMQIFPNPAKSKFSLSYPAGTKITSIRLFTLNGQEVPALISFQVAGKPTAEVKPATHLPDGVYLCQIQTEKAMLFKRLLIQK
- the bglX gene encoding beta-glucosidase BglX, with the protein product MKRFSASCLLLFLTIFSFTSFTPAPQKAPIEKRIEDLLAKMTLEEKVGQLNFVVGELFNTGPTVRTTESNKFDEAIKKGQITGMFNIHGAAYIGKLQRLAVKESRLGIPLLIGADIIHGFKTVFPIPLGESASWDLAAIENGARVAAIESTAGGINLTFAPMVDITRDSRWGRTAEGAGEDPYLGSLIAAARVKGFQGKDLADPRTMAACVKHFVAYGAAEAGRDYNTTDMSEYVLRDVYLPPFKAALDAGSATIMSAFNELNGVPATGNMFTMDQILRKEWGFKGAVISDWQNITEMVNHGYSKDHAQAAEQALRAGTDVDMMGEAYLKYVPELVRSGKLDQKILDESVRRVLWLKFKLGLFDNPYLYSDVKREKKEIRSKENLAAAFDMARKSMVLLKNQGNVLPLTVSIKRIAVIGPLGNNKADMNGTWSFFGEEQHAVSFLEGIKKYAKGAEVTFAEGCDLYTNSTDKFAAAVAAARNADVVIMALGESAVMNGEGASRADIGLPGVQLDLVKEIHKTGKPIVALVSSGRALELSWLDQNIPTIMATWSLGSEAGNAVASVLFGEYNPAGKLPISFPRHVGQMPLYYNIKNTGRMYEGTHSEPGSERVYRSRYRDVPNTALYPFGFGLSYTTFAYGQPKLNKSSIAGNENLVLTVEVTNTGKYAGEEVVQLYIQDLVGSTARPIKQLKKFQKLSFAPGEKKTVTFTLNTTDLSFWRQDMTFGAEPGDFKIMVGGNSRDVQTLPFTLTSTSI
- a CDS encoding TVP38/TMEM64 family protein; translation: MWKKLLQQNSGTLLYSLLLVVVPVVASSGLAFWLYKNQELLQNLSLGGMVLYFVVVSLTMAFALTPTTFVALATGFLFGWVSFPGVVVSYGIAALIGYTVARFIDHGKMTAFLHQFPKAEGVINELREQSWSLIILTRISPVLPFAFMTFVLSLVQVPRTRFLLASMAGMLPRTLFFFWVGTQAQDLLALLQDPNAGTSGKLLMGALVIISLGGIYVLLNRAIKKALAKKNRPVAASGIEPESLDFQPKRNNQ
- a CDS encoding STAS/SEC14 domain-containing protein, which produces MSQLTTAHATMSWREEDSVLIAKWCGAVFSRELKQIAQALLEKTQEFKLNKWFLHLEEMQDIDFQDENWLSTVWLENFLSLPIYKLALIPSQYLDNQMSIEQLIKVAQVMKPLEVQYFTEEQEALSWLNEKANTDPLAYFTQN
- a CDS encoding YIP1 family protein gives rise to the protein MPGGNQLVEHESLEIDRENILVSIWLSPTDTLQYILRYCPHQHLTILFILGGIVRAIDRASAQNAGDRLPTYAVILFSVAGGALFGWMFYYLYAWALRVTGGWLGGKAKLYEFRTVLAWSLVPSIASLFLLLPEILIFEDDVFKSSSSEASTFHSTMWIVFGAMQLTLNIWTFVILVNGISIIQNFSSARATFNAILPGLVLFVPFLLSLIFSYLLQ